The following are from one region of the Vicinamibacterales bacterium genome:
- a CDS encoding EutN/CcmL family microcompartment protein translates to MILAKVVGTVVATRKDERLVSSKLLVARPVDPSGKAEGNYLVAVDTVDAGFGETVLIVSGSSARMAAGLKDCPVDAAIVGIVDAVEVRD, encoded by the coding sequence ATGATTCTCGCCAAGGTCGTCGGGACCGTGGTCGCGACGCGGAAGGACGAGCGGTTGGTCAGCTCCAAGCTCCTGGTCGCGCGGCCCGTCGATCCGTCAGGCAAGGCCGAGGGGAACTACCTGGTCGCCGTCGACACCGTCGACGCCGGCTTCGGCGAAACCGTGCTGATCGTCAGCGGCAGCTCGGCGCGCATGGCCGCCGGCCTCAAGGACTGCCCCGTGGACGCCGCGATCGTCGGCATCGTCGACGCCGTCGAAGTCAGGGACTGA
- a CDS encoding EutN/CcmL family microcompartment protein: protein MQLARVIGEVVATIKDANLTGTKLLVLQPLNAAGEAAGRTLVALDSVGAGVGENVFFVRGREAAFPFYPVEPPTDASIVGIVDHWNAES from the coding sequence GTGCAGCTCGCCAGGGTGATCGGCGAAGTGGTGGCGACGATCAAGGACGCGAACCTCACGGGCACCAAGCTGCTCGTCCTGCAGCCGCTCAACGCCGCCGGCGAGGCGGCCGGGCGCACCCTGGTCGCGCTCGATTCCGTCGGCGCCGGCGTCGGTGAAAACGTGTTCTTCGTCCGCGGCCGCGAAGCCGCGTTCCCGTTCTATCCGGTCGAGCCGCCGACCGACGCCTCGATCGTCGGCATCGTCGACCACTGGAACGCGGAATCCTGA
- the eutM gene encoding ethanolamine utilization microcompartment protein EutM, translated as MGEALGMVETKGLVAMIEAADAMVKAAKVTLVGWEKIGAGYVTAIVRGDVAAVKAATDAGAAAARRVGELVSVHVIPRPHANLEDALPIGKATAAK; from the coding sequence ACCAAGGGTCTCGTCGCGATGATCGAAGCGGCGGACGCGATGGTCAAGGCCGCCAAGGTGACGCTCGTCGGCTGGGAGAAGATCGGCGCCGGCTACGTCACCGCGATCGTGCGCGGCGATGTCGCCGCCGTGAAAGCGGCCACCGACGCCGGCGCGGCGGCGGCGCGGCGCGTCGGCGAGCTGGTGTCGGTGCACGTGATCCCTCGTCCGCACGCGAACCTCGAGGACGCGCTGCCCATCGGCAAGGCCACCGCCGCGAAGTGA
- a CDS encoding EutN/CcmL family microcompartment protein: MQICRVVGTVVATQKNRKLEGAKLLLVQPLSLEGQPRGTTLLAIDSVGAGVGERVLVVIEGKAAGQALGRKAAAVDAAIIGIIDAVETGA; the protein is encoded by the coding sequence ATGCAGATCTGCCGCGTAGTGGGGACCGTCGTCGCGACGCAGAAGAACCGGAAGCTCGAAGGGGCGAAGCTGTTGCTCGTGCAGCCGCTGTCGCTCGAGGGGCAGCCGCGCGGCACGACGCTGCTGGCGATCGATTCGGTGGGGGCCGGCGTGGGCGAGCGGGTGCTGGTCGTGATCGAAGGGAAGGCCGCCGGCCAGGCGCTCGGCAGGAAGGCGGCCGCGGTGGACGCGGCGATCATCGGCATCATCGACGCGGTGGAGACGGGAGCATGA